AATGACCCAATTCCAAAAGCCATCGCCGCTATCAATACTATTTCTTTTTTCATCGTTATCGATATTTATATATAGAACAGCGAATTAATATTTACGTGTTTTACTTTGTACGGTTGGCATTTCAAAAGCCGACATCACACAACGGAAACCAATGTAAGAATGCGGTTCATAATCTACCGAGTAATTTCGGGTTTCACTATTTAACTGTTCACCGTTATCTTTCCAAGATCCGCCGCGCACCACCTTACGTTTCAGAGCATCGCCGTCTTTCTCATCAGCATCGTAAAGTAACGCCGGATTTAAGTCATTCACAAAAACAACTGCCGAAGGGCTATACGCATCTAGCGTCCACTCCGATACGTTACCAGCCATATTATAGACACCAAATGCATTCGGCATATACGATTTCACCGGAAGCGTAAACGTGGCACCGTCACGCGAATACGTTCCCTCACCCTGTTTAAAATTGACCGCCAATTTCTTTTTACCTTCCGCACCATCAATAGTCATGCGCGATCCTGCAATCGTATCTTGAGGATCCAATTTACCCGATGCCGCATATTGCCATTGCGCTTCCGTTGGTAGGCTCAAGCTGAGCTGATAGCCATTGAGATAGGAGTTTTTCAATACCGTAGCCGCCATCTCATTTGCACGCCAATCCGTAAACGCACGCGCCTGTCTCCAAGTAACACCTACCACCGGATAATAATCAAAAGAGGGGTGGGTGAAGTAATTCGCATCTAGCGATGCAAGTTGCGCATTTGGAAAATCTTTTGTCCAAATATCTTCAACGGGCATTACGGCTACCGTATCGGTCACATATTTCTTTTTCACATTCCCTTTCGACTGAAGGTAAGAGAAACGATATTTGATCATGTCTGGATTGAGTGCTCTTCTATTGCCTTGCATTTCAAGCATAGGCGCAATACGTTCTTGGATAGCAGGATCATTGCTTCTCCAAATTGGGGATATCTTTTTCACTTTCGCCCAGTTGATCCGCTTTTGTCCAACCTGCTCGCCTGCAACATCCAAAAAATATTGGTCGTCATTTAGATAATCGGTTACAGCGACGGAGTCTGCCACCCAGTTAACAAATTCACGGTATTGTTTATTGGTTACTTCCGCTTCATCAATAAAAAATGCGCTCACACTCACATTTTTCCCGACGTTTCCGCTATCTAGTGATCCTTTGAACAAAATGGTTCCCGAAGGAATATACACCATTCCAGGAGGAGGAGGCAATTTTCCGCCTTTAAACGCATTTACTTTTGGCGCTTTGTACATCGCCGTATTCGATTTACACGCAGTAAAACCAATTAATATAGCTAAAGAAAAAAGCCCTAGCAGGCGATTGCCATTATAACTTTTAAGTATGTTCATTATTATTCTATTTTGATTTAAACTGGCCTAATTACGATTGAACAATGCATATTTTACGCCTACAGACACAAAGCCATATTGATCGTTATTCTTATTGATAACACCATCCAAGTTATCGTTAAAGGTCAAAGTATGCTGGTAGTTCACATTAATTGCCCATTGTGGTCCATAGAGTGTCCGTCCGAAAGGGATATCAACACCGACATTTAATGGAACGACAAAATGAATTTCACCTACGTCTTTGCTAATTTCTCCGCCTACCGATTCCAGATAATTGGCATAGAGCGCAGAAATATTTTTGGCAATTCGATTTTTAACCAATCCAGCTCCAGCGCCCACATAAACGTTTGAAAGGATACGAGACAATGTGTTTGCCTGCAAGGTGTAATAACTGTAATTTTTCGCTCCTTCCAAAAATTGACCAACACGGATTTTTCCGTTGATGTTTCCTGCGAAATATCGATTCTTAAATTCGCTTTCGTAACCATTCCCTGCCAAGGTTCCTTTTTCACCATGCAGCCCGACAGAGATAAAAGGCGTAATGAGATAATCCAATTCCCCATAAAAAGCGAATTTAGATTCCACATTACCTAAATCTGTCAGATTGATGGTCCCTCCAGCACCTGCTCCGATGCTTATTGGCCTAGAGAACTGCGCTGATGCAGTTAAACCTGTTAAAAATAAAATTCCAATAAGGTTAAAAATCAGAAGTTTTTTCATTTGGTCGAGTGTATTAAAATATTAATAACAACGACTTAGGCTTTATAATAGTATCTAATAAAAAATCCCAAGCCGTTATCTACGACTTGGGATTCAACAACAATAAGGCCAAAATTAGTTAATATAGACCTTTATTTTATATTTAAGCGATCTTTTAGATCTTGCCAAACTTTTGCAAGACCAGTTTTCTTAGTACCTTTGTCCCCATAGCCATAGCCGTAGCCATAACCGTAGCCATACCCACGAGCGAAGTCCACGTCATTGACTACAGAAGCAAGATTTTTCAATTTTCCATCGACATACAATTCACGCGGCACCTGCAGTAAGCGCTTGTCTAGATAATTTACACGAGACACATACAGTGTGAGGTCTGCATTATGTGAGATCAACAAGGTATCTGTTACTAAACTTACTGGAGCCGTATCCACCAACACATAATCATAATGCTCACGGGCGTATTTTATTACATCGTCGAAGTGACCATTCATTAATAATTCTGCAGGATTAGGTGCAATATAGCCTGAATAGACCACATCAAAATCATAGTTCCCTGGCTTTTTAATGATGATATTATCTACATCCATATCCGGGTTAATCAAAAATTGGGTAATACCGACATTTGTATGCTGCAAATGAGATAATCCCAAATAATCCAATACTTTTGGGCTTCTTATATCTGCACCAATTAAAAGGACTTTTTTCCCAGACATGGATAGGATCTGGGCTAAGTTTGTGGTGACAAACGATTTCCCTTCTCCAGAGATCGTAGACGTTACGAAAACAACTTTAGATGCCTCCCTATTGTCAGATCCAAACATGAAACTCATGTTCGTACGGAGAATGCGAAACGCTTCGGCGAGCGACGAACGATCATTAAGATGGACGATGGTATCTTCAGCTGTAGGTATTTCACCAAGTACTGGTATTTTGACTATGTCTTCGATATCCTTACGGGAATGAATTTTGTTATCTAATAGAAATTTAAGATAAAGGGTTACAAAAGGTACAAAAAAGCCTATTATCAAAGCTGCTAACAAAACAATTTCCTTTTTAGGAGATACTGGAACTTTATTTCCATAAGCCACATCGATTATTTTCAAATTATCGGGAGTAGCAGCTGCTTTCACCTCGCTTTCTTCACGCTTCTGAAGAAGTAAAAGATATAAAGATTCAACTATTTGCTGTTGTCTAGAAATCTTTCTAAATCCTTGCTCTTGATTTGGAATAGAGCCAATACGACTCTTAATTTCACTTGATTTTTTTTCTAAATTATTTAATGCTAACCTAGTTACACGCTGATAATTTTGCAATGACCTAATGATATTATTACTACTTTCTGCAATATTCTCATTAAGTGCAATAACGGCCGGATTCTGACTAGAGGCTGACTTTAATAGATCGTCACGCTCTAAAACCACCTTATTATACTCTGCAATAGCAGCAGTAATTGATTCATCCTGAAGGCCAATATTAGATGCAATAAGTTTACCTTTCGGCTGATCTCTTAAATAATCATTCATATGATCAACTAATTGCAACTGTGTACGATACTCTAATACTTTCTTCTCATTTTCAGAAGCTGTATTAAGAAAAACACCAGCTTCCGCAGTCATATCCACCATAGAGTTTGCGGACTTAAATTCTGCGGCTTCCCTATCAGAGCCTGAGAGATCTTTAGAGATTAATAGCAAACGTTTGTTTATAAAATCTGAGGTAGCACGAGTTGTGCGCATCTTATCTTCTGTTAAGTCAGCGTTATAAACATCAATTAAACTATTTAAAATCAATTCAGCTTTCTTACTTATTGAAGAAACCATAGAGAAATTTACAATATAAGATTGCATTTCTTTATTGGGTGTAATACTTATAGATGACAGAATTGCGTCTATAGCCCAATCTACAGGCACTATTTTAATTATAAATTCCTCATTAGTTCCAATCCGTGCTCTATTATTACGGCTGAAAACGAGATTCACATTTCTAATTTTAAACGGCTTTTCATAATTAGCGGTAAAATTACTTTTAGATTCCAAATCAGTAATAGATAATTGATTAGAACCTTTTAAAACTATTTTTAGGTTTGCTAATAAAGTATCTTGTTCACCATCTGTCTTTAAAGAAAATGGAACATCTTGTTCTAATACTTCAGCAGTCCGTATTTTGCCCTTTACTGAATAAATAACATTTAAATTATTCCTATTGACAACTTTACGCATTAATCTACGCGAGTAAAGAACTTCTATTTGATCTGTTACAAATGAAGACCTGGAGCCCCCTAATCCCATACTGCTAGTCAATTCAGCAATTCCGGCTAACTCTCCAGCGGAAGCGCTTTTCTCATCTTTTAATAATATCTTGGCTGATGTATTGTATATTCTTTGTGCATATCTTAAATATAATATAGAGATACCCAAAGCAAGAATAACAGTTAAAAGAAACCATTTCCAGTAATAAGCATATTGCTCAAAGAGTTGTCTTAAATTAATACCTTCTCCTTGCGATTCTTTGATATTCGTTGATTGTTGTTCCATGGATATAACTAGCGTGTCAATACAGAAATGACAGTGATTAATAGACCTGCAATGGAGATAATCACATTTGTATTACTTCCAAGTTTAGAGTTATTGATTTGAGATTTATTGGGCTCGACATAGATTACGTCATTTTGGGCTAGATAATAATAAGGTGAATTTAAAGTACTCTGTTGTGTTAAATCTAAACGGTGTACTGTTTTCTGACCATTATTCTCTCTAATTAACATAACATTTTCTCTCACACCACGGATCGTTAGATCTCCAGCCATACCTAATGCTTCTAAAATAGTTACTCGCTCTGTCGGCATAATGAAAGATCCCGGCCGTGCGACCTCACCTAAAACTGAAATTCGAAAATTATTAAAATTTATATTAACTCCTGGATCTTTAATATAAACATTTAAATCAGTTCTAATTTTCTCCATCGCTTCAATTCTAGTTAGTCCAGAAACTTTTACTTTACCCAACATCGGAAGTGTAATCTCTCCATTCTCATCTACAGTGTAAGTGGGCCTAAGTGCTAAATCTGTAGCTTGGGTAACATTACCTGCAGACATTGAACTCATTGGGTTAAATGATGTTGTAACTCTTGGATCGGCCGCAGACACAACAATAGTTAATATATCGTTAGGCTGAATTTTTGGAACATATTGTTCATATATAGCGCTAATCTGAGTTGAATCAGGTTGAAGATAGACCATATTTTTTCGCGAACCGCAGGAACTCAACATCATTAGAATCGTGGCAAATAGTCCTAATAGTAACCCAAACTTTAAAAATAACCGCATGCGTTGTCTGATAATAATTTGATTTATGACAAAAATATATTTTTTTCTCCAAAAACACCTTAAAAATAACATCTTAATAGGGTCCATTCTTTGAGCATCCTGTGCCAAACAATATTTGTGCCGAATTTCACAATATGATGATACTTTTAAATAAACGTTATGGTCTATTAAAACGCTTTATAAATTCGGATAATCATTAGAATTATCCAAATATAATCGTTCTCCTTTCCATCGAGTATGTTTAATCATTATATTTGAGTTAAATTTAATTTCATTCATGAATAAGCCTCTTCAGAATATATTTTTCCAATTATTACGCCTAGGTCTTTGGGGGCATGGAAATGTAGCGAATGATCACATCATCTCTACCGAAGATTGGGAGCAACTCTACACAGCAGCCGTCAAACGCACAGTTGAAGGGTTAATTTACGATAGCTTTAGTCAATTACGTGAAGATCAACTCCCCCCCCTTCCTCTTAGGATGAAATGGGCCATTCGCATAGACCAGATCGAACGTGTTAATATGAAAATGAATGCGATTATTGCAGAGCAATATCACTTCTTTTTGAATAACGGTTTACAACCCATTCTTCAAAAAGGAATGGGTGTTGCACAGTGTTATAGAATCCCCTTACATCGTGTGTCCGGCGATATCGACTGGTACTTTGACCATGGCGAATATTCCCAAGCTCGAACTTTACTGAAGAAAGAACATATACATATCCAAGATACTGCAGGCTTTAGCCTAAATTACTTGTATGACGGCATTGATATTGAGCATCATAAGAAACTTTTTGATATTCGAAATCCATTTAAAAGTTCTTACCTCAAAAATTTAAAGCAATTTTATTCAGATCAGTGTCAATATTTAAAGGTAGAACATCAAAAAGTCCGCCTTCTTTCTCCGGAATTACAAATAATTCAAGTTAATGCGCATATTCTAAAACATCTTATTTCATTTGGGATCGGACTGAGGCAATTTTGTGATTCTGCACGTCTCTACCACACACTATCTTCGAAGATCGATCCTGAAGTTCTTAAAAATATCTATCGCGATCTTGGAATTATTCAATGGGCACATGCCTTACATCGTATCTTAGTAGAGCTTGTTGGCCTTCCAATAACAGATATACCATTTCCTTACCCTAAAGATACAGAAATAAATTGGATCGTTGAAGAGATTTGGTATGCTGGGAATTTTGGATATTATGATGAACGGTTTCAAAATGGAACAACATCTAGCTTTTCTATGCATCCGGACGGCGCTAATCGCCTTTTGAAAAACTTTAGGCGCTATTTTAAATATGCTCCTATGGAAGTATTTTTTTATCCATTGGAGCAGCTGTATTCTAAAGTGATTGGGATAGACCGTGATTGATAAAATAGTCTGTCTCCCAACTATAGTCATCAACCGCTGCATGCTCAATGGGATAATCGGCATATACCAATAATTCACTCCCATCTTGTAACGCACGAAATGCCGTTGCATAACCTGCTGGTACATGTACGATTTTCAGGTCTGATTCATTAAGTATATGATGATCTACAGGCAAATTTGGATCTGCATTTTCCCAATTGTCTATTTTAACCAGACTAAGCGAAAAAGTACCTGAAAGCACATAAAACCACCGTTGCTCAATCCGATGTGCGCGCCAACCACGAATTAATTCAATATCATTATTTTTAATTATGTAGAATCGCTTAACTAGGGTCATATCGAACCCATTAACAAAGCGAATCTGTCCCCTATAGTCCCGGGCAACTCCGCCCTGAATAGTTTTCACTGCAGCCATCTTTCTATCTTTTAACAAATTTATTGATAATATAACGCTTTAATCCCAGATAACATGTACTCAAAAAAATCAACAGTCCAATAGCAAAAAAGATCTGCTTATTGACACTCTCCGATGCTACCTTTATCACCATCAAGCCTACAACAATCTGAAGTAATCCATACGAAAAAGATATCCAGAGTTTATTTACACCGGCCTCATTTCCTAGGTACTGATACAAATGTGAACGATGGGCTTCAAAGATATTTTCACGGAGAGACACGCGACGAATTATAGTCCAAACAGCATCTATTCCATATACGGCCAAAAATAATATATAGATCAAGTTACCGGAATGAATAATAAGTGCCCCCAACGCGAAAAGCAGAATGAATGCAATACTAACAGAGCCTACATCCCCGGCAAAACATTTCGCCTTCTGTCGGAAATTGAAAAAAGCAAATACCAGTACCCCCAAAATGGTATATATCAACAAATCTTGCGCTATAAAATTCAATTTAAAATTGACCAAAAGTAATAAGGTTCCAACAGCCAGGCTATAAGATGCAGTAATACCGTTGATACCATCCATAAAATTGTATGCATTGATTACACCGACCACAACAACAAATGTGACCAGTAAATAATACCAGGGCATACTAAACAATTGCAACTGATAAGTCATTAATAACACTGAAGAGAAATGAACTAACAAGCGAATCTTATTTGAAAGCGTATAAACATCATCCAAAAAAGAGACTAAAGTCATTAGTGTAAGCCCTAAAAAGAAATAAGGATATTGAAAATCGGACAAGAAGAAATAAAATAATGCGGCGAAATAAAATATAACACCACCACCACGCAGCGTTATTGCTGTATGTGAGGATCGCTCGTTCGGTTTGTCAATTATATTAAATTTGTCTGCTACTTTAAAATATAGAAGCTCTAAGACGAAGAGGATAATTAGAATAAATATATATGTCATTACTTTAAATATTGTAGGTTAACGTGTATCAATTCGTCAATAAATTATTATCTAGATCTTCGAAAATAGAATTTTGAGATTTAAACTCTGGAACAATGGATTTAATCAATGAGACCATTTTTATTTTATCATCCATTGGATTCGCCCGCATAACTAATTCACAGAGCTGATCAATTATAATCTTTTTTCCCGCCAAATTTACGGTATTTACTTTTGCAATCATGATTTTTTCATGATAAGTTTTTTCTGTATTTTCTCCATTAGCCAGCAATTCCTCGTAGACTTTTTCTCCTGGCCGCAATCCGACTATTTTGATATCGATATCTTCAGGATAGGATAATCCCTTCAAGCGGATCATCTGCTTCGCTAGATCCATTATCTTAACCGATTCGCCCATATCAAATACAAATATTTCTCCCCCATTTCCCATTACGCCAGCTTCCTGAACAAGTTGGCAAGCTTCCGGAATTGTCATAAAATATCGCGTGATATCGGGATGTGTTATCGTAATTGGTCCACCTTTCTCAATTTGCTTTTCGAACAATGGAATAACTGATCCATTTGAACCGAGCACATTTCCAAACCGCGTC
The genomic region above belongs to Sphingobacterium zeae and contains:
- a CDS encoding polysaccharide biosynthesis/export family protein → MRLFLKFGLLLGLFATILMMLSSCGSRKNMVYLQPDSTQISAIYEQYVPKIQPNDILTIVVSAADPRVTTSFNPMSSMSAGNVTQATDLALRPTYTVDENGEITLPMLGKVKVSGLTRIEAMEKIRTDLNVYIKDPGVNINFNNFRISVLGEVARPGSFIMPTERVTILEALGMAGDLTIRGVRENVMLIRENNGQKTVHRLDLTQQSTLNSPYYYLAQNDVIYVEPNKSQINNSKLGSNTNVIISIAGLLITVISVLTR
- a CDS encoding nucleotidyltransferase family protein is translated as MNKPLQNIFFQLLRLGLWGHGNVANDHIISTEDWEQLYTAAVKRTVEGLIYDSFSQLREDQLPPLPLRMKWAIRIDQIERVNMKMNAIIAEQYHFFLNNGLQPILQKGMGVAQCYRIPLHRVSGDIDWYFDHGEYSQARTLLKKEHIHIQDTAGFSLNYLYDGIDIEHHKKLFDIRNPFKSSYLKNLKQFYSDQCQYLKVEHQKVRLLSPELQIIQVNAHILKHLISFGIGLRQFCDSARLYHTLSSKIDPEVLKNIYRDLGIIQWAHALHRILVELVGLPITDIPFPYPKDTEINWIVEEIWYAGNFGYYDERFQNGTTSSFSMHPDGANRLLKNFRRYFKYAPMEVFFYPLEQLYSKVIGIDRD
- a CDS encoding SUMF1/EgtB/PvdO family nonheme iron enzyme, with the translated sequence MNILKSYNGNRLLGLFSLAILIGFTACKSNTAMYKAPKVNAFKGGKLPPPPGMVYIPSGTILFKGSLDSGNVGKNVSVSAFFIDEAEVTNKQYREFVNWVADSVAVTDYLNDDQYFLDVAGEQVGQKRINWAKVKKISPIWRSNDPAIQERIAPMLEMQGNRRALNPDMIKYRFSYLQSKGNVKKKYVTDTVAVMPVEDIWTKDFPNAQLASLDANYFTHPSFDYYPVVGVTWRQARAFTDWRANEMAATVLKNSYLNGYQLSLSLPTEAQWQYAASGKLDPQDTIAGSRMTIDGAEGKKKLAVNFKQGEGTYSRDGATFTLPVKSYMPNAFGVYNMAGNVSEWTLDAYSPSAVVFVNDLNPALLYDADEKDGDALKRKVVRGGSWKDNGEQLNSETRNYSVDYEPHSYIGFRCVMSAFEMPTVQSKTRKY
- a CDS encoding MraY family glycosyltransferase produces the protein MTYIFILIILFVLELLYFKVADKFNIIDKPNERSSHTAITLRGGGVIFYFAALFYFFLSDFQYPYFFLGLTLMTLVSFLDDVYTLSNKIRLLVHFSSVLLMTYQLQLFSMPWYYLLVTFVVVVGVINAYNFMDGINGITASYSLAVGTLLLLVNFKLNFIAQDLLIYTILGVLVFAFFNFRQKAKCFAGDVGSVSIAFILLFALGALIIHSGNLIYILFLAVYGIDAVWTIIRRVSLRENIFEAHRSHLYQYLGNEAGVNKLWISFSYGLLQIVVGLMVIKVASESVNKQIFFAIGLLIFLSTCYLGLKRYIINKFVKR
- a CDS encoding WxcM-like domain-containing protein; this encodes MAAVKTIQGGVARDYRGQIRFVNGFDMTLVKRFYIIKNNDIELIRGWRAHRIEQRWFYVLSGTFSLSLVKIDNWENADPNLPVDHHILNESDLKIVHVPAGYATAFRALQDGSELLVYADYPIEHAAVDDYSWETDYFINHGLSQSL
- a CDS encoding GumC family protein, with translation MEQQSTNIKESQGEGINLRQLFEQYAYYWKWFLLTVILALGISILYLRYAQRIYNTSAKILLKDEKSASAGELAGIAELTSSMGLGGSRSSFVTDQIEVLYSRRLMRKVVNRNNLNVIYSVKGKIRTAEVLEQDVPFSLKTDGEQDTLLANLKIVLKGSNQLSITDLESKSNFTANYEKPFKIRNVNLVFSRNNRARIGTNEEFIIKIVPVDWAIDAILSSISITPNKEMQSYIVNFSMVSSISKKAELILNSLIDVYNADLTEDKMRTTRATSDFINKRLLLISKDLSGSDREAAEFKSANSMVDMTAEAGVFLNTASENEKKVLEYRTQLQLVDHMNDYLRDQPKGKLIASNIGLQDESITAAIAEYNKVVLERDDLLKSASSQNPAVIALNENIAESSNNIIRSLQNYQRVTRLALNNLEKKSSEIKSRIGSIPNQEQGFRKISRQQQIVESLYLLLLQKREESEVKAAATPDNLKIIDVAYGNKVPVSPKKEIVLLAALIIGFFVPFVTLYLKFLLDNKIHSRKDIEDIVKIPVLGEIPTAEDTIVHLNDRSSLAEAFRILRTNMSFMFGSDNREASKVVFVTSTISGEGKSFVTTNLAQILSMSGKKVLLIGADIRSPKVLDYLGLSHLQHTNVGITQFLINPDMDVDNIIIKKPGNYDFDVVYSGYIAPNPAELLMNGHFDDVIKYAREHYDYVLVDTAPVSLVTDTLLISHNADLTLYVSRVNYLDKRLLQVPRELYVDGKLKNLASVVNDVDFARGYGYGYGYGYGYGDKGTKKTGLAKVWQDLKDRLNIK